A genomic segment from Necator americanus strain Aroian chromosome III, whole genome shotgun sequence encodes:
- a CDS encoding hypothetical protein (NECATOR_CHRIII.G13235.T4): MYSSAAIKKDGKFVCFEPFSITSPPPRLLACGHSFCSACTDSLLAGSTYMVFCPVCRSRLNSRVVPPINYQLLELKSDAVRSPPARIRGNKLRTFATTDLIVKTSAIPQRLHM; the protein is encoded by the exons ATGTACTCTTCGGCCGCCATTAAGAAGGACGGCAAATTC GTCTGTTTTGAGCCGTTCTCGATcacttctcctcctcctcgacTTCTTGCCTGTGGACACTCTTTTTGCTCAGCATGTACAG ATTCACTTCTTGCTGGATCTACTTACATGGTATTCTGCCCAGTTTGCCGTTCACGACTCAACTCTCGCGTCGTCCCTCCGATCAACTATCAATTGCTAG AATTGAAAAGCGACGCTGTCCGTTCTCCTCCTGCAAGAATCCGGGGAAACAAATTGCGGACATTTGCAACAACTGATCTAATCGTTAAAACATCGGCAATTCCACAGCGACTTCACATGTGA